The genomic DNA AGCGACCATGTGCGCGAGCATCTGATCGAGCGCGGCGTGCCGGCCGACCACGTCGCCACGGTCTATTCGCCCATCGTGTTGCCGCCGCCGGTCGAGCATTCCACGCTGCGCGAGGAACTCGGCCTGGCGGCCGATGACGTGGTGGTCGGCTGTGTGGCCGTGATGCGCGCCACCAAGGGCCACAAGGACCTGATCGACGCCATCGCGCCGCTGATGGCCGCCCGTCCCAAGCTGCACCTGGTATTCGTGGGCGGGGGATCGCCGGTGTTCGAGCAGACCCAGGCCTACGTGGCCGAACGCGGCCTGGCCGATCGCATCCACCTGATGGGGATGCGGCGCGACGTGCCCAACCTGTTGGCCGGCTGTGATCTGTTCGCGCTGGCGACCCAGCAGGAAGCGTCCGGCACCGTCTACGTCGAGGCCCAGGCCAGCGGCCTGCCGGTCATCGGCACCGATGTCGGCGGGGTTTCCGAGATGTTCCGCGACGGCGAAACCGGCATCCTGGTGCCGCCGAAGGATCCGGCCGCGCTGACCGCCGCGCTCGAAAGACTGGTCGATGACGCCGCGCTGCGCCACCGCATGGGCGAGGCGGGCCGCAAGATGGTCTGGGAAGAAGGCGTGTTCTCGCCCGCCCGCCTGGCCGAAACCACCGAAGCCGTCTACACCCGCTGGCTGGCGGAGCGGCGCGGATGAACGCGCCCAACGTCCCGGTGTTGATGTATCACCACGTCACGCCGGCCGGCGGCATGATCGCCGCCACCCCCGAGGTTTTCGAGGCGCAGATCGCGCGCCTGGCGCGGGCCGGCTACCAGTCGCTGTCGACCGACCAGTTCGCCGCCTACCTGGCCGGCGCGCCGGCGCCCGAGCGGTCGGTGCTGATCACGTTCGACGACGGCTATCTCAACAACTGGGTCCATGCCCATCCGGTGCTGGCGCGCCACGGCATGCGCGCCGTGCTGTTCACCATTACCGGCTGGATCGGCGACGGGCCGGCGCGCCCGCACGCGGGGCAGGGCCTGCCGTTGCCCGCCACGCCCGACCACGACGCCTGCAAGAAGCTGATCGCGGCCGGGCGCGGCGACGAGGCCATGCTGCGTTGGAGCGAAATCGAGGCGATGCGCGCCGCCGGCACTTTCGAGTTTCATTCGCATACCCACACCCACACGCGCTGGGACAAGGTCTGCGGCGCCGACACCGAGGCCAAGCGGGCCCATATCGCGCGGGAACTGTCCGATTCGCGCGAGACGCTGATCCAGCGCCTGGGGCAGGCCAGTGATCATCTTTGCTGGCCGCAGGGCTATTTCGACGCCGACTACGTGGCGGCCGCCAGGCAGGCGGGCTTTCTC from Achromobacter xylosoxidans includes the following:
- a CDS encoding polysaccharide deacetylase family protein, producing the protein MNAPNVPVLMYHHVTPAGGMIAATPEVFEAQIARLARAGYQSLSTDQFAAYLAGAPAPERSVLITFDDGYLNNWVHAHPVLARHGMRAVLFTITGWIGDGPARPHAGQGLPLPATPDHDACKKLIAAGRGDEAMLRWSEIEAMRAAGTFEFHSHTHTHTRWDKVCGADTEAKRAHIARELSDSRETLIQRLGQASDHLCWPQGYFDADYVAAARQAGFLHLYTTDPFGQNTPGADPGHIYRFAVRNQGGTWLNRRLWLSRDPFWGPRYHAWKAWKKRLRNRG
- a CDS encoding glycosyltransferase family 4 protein, yielding MRIVHSEAATSFGGQEGRIFKEMNAMRARGHHLEAICQPTALLAERLSDAGFTVHTLEMDGPVNYVKGVIAIRRILREGRFDVLNTHSRRDTVIAAAAGRLAGTPLIVRTRHLSNKVGSLWSYTRLPHRVTTVSDHVREHLIERGVPADHVATVYSPIVLPPPVEHSTLREELGLAADDVVVGCVAVMRATKGHKDLIDAIAPLMAARPKLHLVFVGGGSPVFEQTQAYVAERGLADRIHLMGMRRDVPNLLAGCDLFALATQQEASGTVYVEAQASGLPVIGTDVGGVSEMFRDGETGILVPPKDPAALTAALERLVDDAALRHRMGEAGRKMVWEEGVFSPARLAETTEAVYTRWLAERRG